The proteins below come from a single Streptomyces tubercidicus genomic window:
- a CDS encoding alkaline phosphatase D family protein has protein sequence MAIQRRQLLRSGLLLGAGAALPTALASAGPALAAPALVRSGRPALTHGVQTGDVTAHGGVVWTRADRPARMAVEISTRPDFARSVTIPGPVLTAETDFTGKVKLSGLPAGSDVHYRVRLADPGDASLVGEPATGRLHTAPAIRDDVRFVWSADLAGQGWGINPEAGGYRIFRAMAERDPDFFLCSGDFWYADGVIPETRPLPDGRIWRNLVTPEKSKVAETLAEFRGQHKYNLMDENLRAFAAAVPQINQWDDHEVLNNWYPGEVLTDTRYTERRVDVLAARARQALFEYLPIGTAPSGDGRVHRVIRYGPLLDVFVLDMRTYRDANSANTGPATDSGILGAKQAAWLERELAASRATWKVIAADMPLALVVPDGAALEAIAQGDGGAPLGREGEIARVLSFIHRRHIANTVWLTADVHYTAAHYYDPDKAAFQDFTPFWEFVSGPLNAIVANEPNRLDGTFGPQVRFQSLAPDTEHNNPAYGHQYFGEVDIDGSSEVMTVRLRDIDGKVLYSVGIDPQR, from the coding sequence ATGGCAATCCAGCGACGCCAACTCCTGCGATCCGGCCTTTTGTTGGGCGCCGGAGCCGCCCTGCCCACTGCCCTCGCGAGCGCCGGACCCGCTCTCGCCGCGCCGGCCCTCGTACGGAGCGGGCGCCCCGCCCTCACCCACGGCGTGCAGACCGGCGACGTCACCGCGCACGGCGGCGTCGTCTGGACCCGGGCCGACCGGCCCGCCCGGATGGCGGTCGAGATAAGCACCCGCCCCGACTTCGCGCGGTCGGTGACCATACCCGGCCCCGTCCTCACGGCCGAGACCGACTTCACCGGCAAGGTCAAGCTGTCCGGGCTGCCCGCCGGGAGCGACGTCCACTACCGGGTGCGGCTCGCCGACCCCGGCGACGCCTCACTCGTGGGTGAGCCCGCTACCGGCCGGCTGCACACGGCGCCCGCGATCCGCGACGATGTGCGCTTCGTCTGGTCCGCCGATCTGGCGGGCCAGGGCTGGGGCATCAACCCGGAGGCGGGCGGCTACCGGATCTTCCGGGCCATGGCGGAGCGCGACCCGGACTTCTTCCTGTGCAGCGGCGACTTCTGGTATGCCGACGGCGTGATCCCCGAGACCCGACCCCTCCCGGACGGCCGTATCTGGCGCAATCTGGTGACCCCGGAGAAGTCCAAGGTCGCCGAGACCCTGGCCGAGTTCCGCGGCCAGCACAAGTACAACCTCATGGACGAGAACCTCCGCGCCTTCGCCGCGGCCGTCCCGCAGATCAACCAGTGGGACGACCACGAGGTCCTCAACAACTGGTATCCGGGCGAAGTGCTCACCGACACCCGCTACACCGAGCGGCGCGTGGACGTCCTCGCCGCCCGCGCCCGGCAGGCACTTTTCGAGTACCTGCCGATCGGGACGGCTCCCAGCGGCGACGGCCGCGTCCACCGCGTCATCCGCTACGGGCCGCTCCTCGACGTCTTCGTACTCGACATGCGCACCTACCGGGACGCCAACAGCGCGAACACCGGGCCCGCCACGGACAGCGGGATCCTGGGGGCGAAGCAGGCCGCATGGCTTGAGCGCGAGCTGGCGGCCTCGCGGGCGACCTGGAAGGTGATCGCCGCAGACATGCCGCTGGCGCTCGTGGTACCGGACGGCGCCGCGCTGGAGGCGATAGCGCAGGGCGATGGCGGCGCTCCGCTGGGCCGCGAGGGGGAGATCGCCCGGGTCCTGTCCTTCATCCACCGGCGGCACATCGCCAACACCGTCTGGCTCACCGCGGACGTGCACTACACCGCCGCCCACTACTACGACCCGGACAAGGCGGCCTTCCAGGACTTCACGCCGTTCTGGGAGTTCGTCTCCGGTCCGCTCAACGCCATCGTCGCCAACGAGCCCAACAGGCTCGACGGCACATTCGGCCCTCAGGTCCGCTTCCAGTCCCTCGCCCCGGACACGGAGCACAACAACCCGGCGTACGGCCACCAGTACTTCGGCGAGGTCGACATCGACGGCTCGTCCGAGGTCATGACCGTACGGCTGCGCGACATCGACGGGAAGGTGCTCTACTCCGTGGGAATCGACCCGCAGCGCTGA
- a CDS encoding recombinase family protein — MKFTAANGSAPRVAMYLRCYPGDIWQLATHQDALADYARQLGVPEPIVFMDNGFSSRVPRPALGSLVSSVESGVYDVVLVVGLFAFSLDGCSACEVVQRLQGAGCKVVEIPSPHSPQPADTRAA; from the coding sequence ATGAAATTCACCGCAGCCAATGGCTCTGCTCCCAGGGTGGCGATGTATCTGCGTTGCTACCCCGGCGACATATGGCAGCTGGCCACCCATCAGGACGCCCTGGCCGACTATGCAAGACAACTGGGAGTGCCTGAGCCGATCGTTTTCATGGACAACGGTTTCAGCTCCCGGGTGCCACGCCCTGCTCTGGGAAGCCTGGTCAGCAGTGTGGAGTCCGGTGTCTACGACGTGGTGCTTGTGGTCGGCCTGTTCGCGTTCTCCCTCGACGGTTGCAGCGCCTGCGAGGTGGTCCAGCGTCTGCAGGGTGCCGGCTGCAAGGTGGTGGAGATACCGTCGCCCCACTCGCCGCAGCCAGCTGATACCCGCGCTGCCTGA
- a CDS encoding ATP-binding protein, whose translation MERTGALYERDTEISALTGLVTRAQAGRGGLAAVEGPAGVGKSSLLAQIRTIAAPPTFCVATARGVELEREFSFSVVRQLFEPLLAAETPERREQLLSGAAGQAAPVFGPVTADGTIAERDFAVRHGLLWLTCNLCDQRPLVLVVDDVHWADVASLRFFIHLLPRLETLRLCIVVALRPNVPAADRHLLDRMITDPTCQVLRPKALSAAAASSLVREEFARAAPGEHVQDAFLAACYSATGGNPLLLKETAATLLAEHVAPRAANATQVTTLGPRAVARWVSLWIHRLPAQDLALAQAVAILGGDVPLEQAAALAELPLSAAMQATADLQRIELLRAGSWQGPSKLIGYTHPVVQAAIYQAIAPEQLCAAHRRAADLLSRTGAEAEKAAAHVLRVPPAGEPELLSILLRAARDARSRGSPHAAVTYLRRGLSEASIPNERLEVLHQLGSTLQLTDTDASVSYLRQALPLAGNDRHRAAIASLLGNGLLLSQRIPEALEVWRQALAQLPPDAPDLTARLQADILSVPLFEPAAPDIRQDILREVGEQRLLEPGPSLGGKLLDCVIAGHDAVVGDPRAVPRALRAIQDGELLQQAIGTTSLALAWWVLICADRSEALTSLDQAVTQAYQEGSTSTLTTALTYRALARLARGTLTEAEADAREAVHAVETAGISLHRLLLGPFLADILIERGSLDQAEQALDWAVEGEALPLTGLIYHLLLSRARLLRLRAKPGDALEAVLAAGEAFVAAGGQNPAVLPWQSEAALCLHQLDREEEAQSLALEELRLAREWGAPLARGRALRIAGLVHRGQKGMAFLEQAVDRLRFSPARLEHAKATAEHGALLRRAGRRTDARRVLNEACDLASRCRAQPLVQQINTELKACGARPRSALAVGIEALTPSERRVVELAAAGRSNREIAQTLFVTHKTVEAHLASSYRKLDISSRRQLAEQLAGPAQVGSAPKRNHSPGSHEIT comes from the coding sequence GTGGAGCGGACCGGCGCTCTGTACGAGCGCGACACCGAGATCAGCGCTCTCACCGGCCTGGTCACACGGGCCCAGGCCGGACGAGGGGGACTCGCTGCCGTCGAAGGGCCGGCGGGCGTCGGCAAGAGCAGCCTGCTCGCTCAGATCCGCACGATCGCTGCGCCGCCCACGTTCTGTGTGGCTACCGCCCGCGGTGTCGAACTGGAGCGAGAGTTCTCCTTCAGTGTCGTGCGACAGCTGTTCGAGCCGCTGCTGGCCGCCGAAACTCCTGAGCGACGCGAACAGCTGCTATCCGGTGCGGCCGGCCAGGCCGCTCCCGTCTTCGGACCGGTCACCGCTGACGGCACCATCGCCGAGCGTGACTTTGCCGTCCGTCACGGACTGCTGTGGCTCACTTGCAACCTGTGCGACCAGCGACCCTTGGTGCTGGTGGTGGACGATGTTCACTGGGCGGACGTCGCCTCGCTGCGGTTCTTCATCCACCTGCTGCCACGACTGGAAACCCTCAGGCTCTGCATCGTCGTGGCCCTGCGCCCCAACGTGCCCGCAGCAGACCGGCACCTGCTGGATCGGATGATCACCGACCCCACCTGCCAGGTGCTGCGCCCGAAGGCGCTGAGCGCAGCGGCTGCCTCCAGCCTGGTGCGAGAGGAGTTCGCCAGGGCCGCGCCAGGAGAGCATGTGCAGGATGCCTTCCTGGCCGCCTGCTACAGCGCCACAGGGGGAAACCCCCTGCTGCTCAAGGAGACGGCTGCCACCTTGCTGGCCGAGCATGTCGCGCCGCGAGCGGCGAATGCCACGCAGGTCACCACTCTGGGGCCGCGCGCTGTCGCCCGCTGGGTGTCGTTGTGGATTCATCGCCTCCCGGCCCAGGACCTGGCGCTTGCCCAAGCGGTGGCCATTCTGGGGGGAGACGTTCCCCTGGAGCAGGCCGCGGCACTGGCGGAGCTGCCCTTGAGCGCGGCGATGCAAGCCACGGCTGACCTACAGCGCATCGAGCTGCTCCGTGCCGGATCCTGGCAGGGACCGTCCAAGCTGATCGGCTACACCCATCCTGTGGTCCAGGCCGCGATCTATCAGGCCATCGCCCCTGAGCAACTCTGTGCCGCACACCGTCGAGCCGCCGACCTGCTCTCCCGGACCGGAGCCGAGGCGGAGAAGGCAGCCGCGCATGTGCTGCGCGTGCCGCCCGCCGGGGAGCCCGAGCTGCTCTCGATTCTGCTGCGTGCCGCCCGCGATGCCCGCAGCCGGGGTTCTCCTCATGCCGCCGTGACCTACCTTCGGCGGGGCCTCAGCGAGGCGTCGATCCCCAACGAGCGCCTGGAGGTCCTGCATCAGCTGGGGAGCACCTTGCAGCTCACTGACACCGATGCCTCCGTGAGCTATCTGCGGCAAGCCCTGCCCCTGGCAGGCAACGACCGTCACCGCGCGGCGATCGCCAGCCTCCTGGGCAACGGACTGCTGCTGTCCCAGCGCATTCCTGAAGCGCTGGAGGTGTGGCGCCAGGCCCTGGCCCAGCTGCCGCCCGATGCCCCGGACCTCACCGCCAGGCTGCAGGCCGACATCCTCTCCGTCCCCCTCTTCGAACCGGCCGCCCCCGACATCCGGCAGGACATCCTGCGCGAGGTGGGTGAGCAGCGGCTGCTGGAGCCAGGGCCCTCCCTGGGAGGAAAACTCCTGGATTGCGTGATCGCCGGGCACGATGCCGTCGTCGGCGACCCCCGCGCTGTTCCGCGGGCGCTGCGGGCCATACAGGACGGGGAACTGCTCCAGCAGGCCATCGGCACAACATCACTGGCCCTGGCGTGGTGGGTGCTGATCTGCGCTGACCGGTCAGAAGCGCTCACCAGCCTGGACCAGGCAGTGACACAGGCCTACCAAGAAGGATCAACCAGCACCCTGACTACCGCCCTGACCTACCGCGCGCTGGCCCGGTTGGCCAGGGGCACCCTGACCGAAGCGGAAGCCGATGCCCGCGAAGCCGTTCACGCTGTCGAGACTGCCGGCATCAGCCTGCACCGCCTGCTCCTCGGCCCGTTCCTGGCCGACATCCTCATTGAGCGAGGCAGCCTGGACCAAGCCGAGCAAGCGCTGGACTGGGCTGTGGAAGGCGAGGCGCTTCCTCTCACCGGCCTCATCTATCACCTGCTGCTGAGCCGTGCCCGCCTGCTGCGCCTGCGGGCGAAGCCGGGAGACGCCCTTGAGGCTGTATTGGCCGCAGGAGAGGCCTTCGTCGCGGCCGGTGGGCAGAACCCCGCGGTCCTGCCGTGGCAGTCCGAGGCCGCGCTGTGTCTGCATCAGCTGGACCGGGAAGAGGAAGCGCAGTCGCTGGCTCTGGAAGAACTGCGACTGGCCCGCGAGTGGGGCGCGCCGCTGGCCCGCGGACGAGCCTTGCGCATCGCCGGACTCGTTCACCGCGGCCAGAAAGGGATGGCCTTCCTTGAGCAGGCCGTTGACCGGCTCCGGTTTTCGCCGGCCCGCCTGGAACACGCCAAGGCAACCGCGGAACATGGCGCTCTGCTACGCCGCGCCGGCCGGCGCACGGACGCCCGGCGCGTCCTGAACGAGGCCTGCGACCTTGCCTCTCGCTGCCGCGCACAGCCGCTCGTCCAACAGATCAACACCGAGCTCAAGGCGTGCGGTGCCCGCCCCCGCAGCGCTCTTGCTGTCGGAATCGAGGCCCTTACCCCCAGTGAACGGCGCGTCGTGGAGTTGGCCGCCGCTGGAAGATCCAACCGCGAGATCGCCCAAACCCTGTTCGTCACGCACAAGACCGTCGAGGCCCATCTGGCCAGTTCCTATCGCAAACTCGACATCAGCAGCCGGCGCCAGCTGGCCGAGCAGCTCGCCGGCCCGGCCCAGGTGGGGTCTGCTCCGAAGCGCAACCACAGCCCGGGTTCACATGAGATCACATGA
- a CDS encoding response regulator, with protein sequence MTPERGRVLVVDDDRTNRMMVTYRLEINGIHAEAAESGHQALGIMRTETFDIVLLDILMPQMDGYTTLELMKSDPALRDTPVVMISQLDDMDSVVRCLELGAEDYLPKPLNSLLLMARINGILLRKRLMDMEEDCDTHLGVLIEALNSENDAFDPEPLRSIAGRDDRLGECARAVQRIIPAVSRRSHP encoded by the coding sequence ATGACCCCGGAACGAGGCCGCGTGCTGGTTGTCGACGACGACCGGACGAACCGCATGATGGTGACCTACCGGCTGGAAATCAATGGAATCCATGCAGAGGCCGCCGAGAGTGGACACCAGGCACTCGGCATCATGCGCACGGAAACCTTTGACATCGTCCTGCTCGACATCCTGATGCCGCAGATGGACGGGTACACCACGCTTGAACTCATGAAAAGCGATCCCGCCCTCCGCGACACACCGGTCGTCATGATCTCCCAGCTCGACGACATGGACAGCGTCGTCCGATGCCTCGAACTCGGAGCAGAGGACTACCTCCCCAAACCTCTCAATTCCCTCCTCCTCATGGCCCGCATCAACGGCATCCTGCTCCGCAAACGCCTCATGGACATGGAGGAGGACTGCGACACCCATCTCGGTGTCCTGATCGAAGCCCTCAATAGCGAGAACGACGCATTCGACCCCGAGCCGCTCCGCTCCATCGCCGGCCGCGACGACCGCCTGGGCGAATGCGCCCGAGCTGTGCAACGCATCATCCCGGCCGTGAGCCGACGCAGTCACCCTTGA
- a CDS encoding Hpt domain-containing protein → MPTTPVLNPQVVQELVDSLEAPFVIELVNTFLEDSPQLVDQIHQGIQDNETEQVHRAAHTLKSLSKTFGLEQLGPLCQELEKLSAHGELSEGTTSAAKDTETAYRHARQAMADLRQELAPVTAHSSRPRES, encoded by the coding sequence ATGCCAACCACACCCGTGCTGAATCCGCAGGTCGTGCAGGAGCTGGTGGACTCGCTCGAAGCCCCGTTCGTCATAGAGCTCGTCAACACGTTCTTGGAAGACTCTCCCCAACTGGTCGACCAGATCCACCAGGGGATCCAGGACAACGAGACAGAGCAGGTACACCGTGCGGCGCACACTCTGAAATCGCTCAGCAAGACTTTCGGGCTGGAGCAGCTGGGGCCGTTGTGCCAGGAGCTGGAGAAACTCTCAGCACACGGCGAACTGTCCGAGGGCACGACGTCGGCCGCAAAGGACACCGAAACCGCCTACCGGCATGCTCGACAGGCTATGGCAGACCTTCGGCAGGAGCTTGCCCCCGTGACGGCGCACAGCAGCCGGCCACGGGAAAGCTGA
- a CDS encoding response regulator yields MKRRHAAVTGEGPDEPGAHPRETHEMPREERRRRIRPRIWHKLAAIWVAFMLPLILATFFLLNQQNSGINFVRDEMAGTQYLRPLSALIENVLQHRTLSRRATEEPSAAHQAQLLEKRIDVLFSDMAAVNHRLGKRLHTTHGEMAGAGRTAQLPSAMADQWAKIKATHSPRTAAAADTRLISHLLQQFSYVGDTSKIILDPDLDTYYTMAGLLLTGPRLMERISTLGDTVDARLRDGSLNSADRRELTQTAGFLAQDTTELRRQLDRAFESTGAFNHNKQLRPVLAPLLRSAEQSTGALNSATADQAVRPVSPSVTADRYATLASRASRANSSLWRAMFDQEDVMLRARLDGFTERRAIAFGAIGAAMATTATIAALMSRRITRNVSEVARASHILAEGDLTRRAGVSTQDEIGEMAIAFNTMADRLQESYEAVEQQVRHRTAELKRRTDSLSLLQAVSAAANEATNRDEALSTVLRLVCRHMGWPVGQAYPVVSKGADSTPELGPPVGQYVEEQAVAATQRHRFTAGPSSAARAALALREPVCPQPGATENGITFGAAEEPCIAGAIAFPVMTDNEVAVVLEFFTTEASPLSDSTRTLIANLTTQLGRVEERQRAVALRLSMEAAQSANRAKSAFLATMSHEIRTPMNAVIGMTELLLDTPLTAEQHNFAEIVRNSADNLLAITNDILDFSKFEAGKFDLEDIPLNLGECVESAFDVIMTRADEKENLELRHVIDPRLPDEVLGDGVRIRQILINLLDNAVKFTQSGEVVLYVRYFSAKHSGNGTSGRNEFLLHFTVRDTGIGIPPDRIENLFQPFEQLDSSTTRRFGGTGLGLAISRRLAELMGGSIWAESEVGKGSKFHFTIRTREVPEEMRRQDAKGTIQLTAKRLLIVDGNPTDRMILTRQAETWGMRVRETGFPYEAAQWISRGDPFDVAILNMQMPDTDGVVLARQIRRYRDAKALPLMLMTSPGEPDASAEDMAMFFAHHTKPVKAALLHADLCHILLEKQASSPASPQPTQQAHSGMAALRILLAEDNSVNRQLALRMLQKLGYTADAVENGVDAVNALRKKKYDVVLMDVHMPMMSGLEAARKIHQEFPTHRRPRIVALTASAMAEDYEACLAAGMDDFISKPLHLNDLRAVLDNCTPLVSGAPDDPHADG; encoded by the coding sequence ATGAAGCGCCGCCACGCCGCGGTGACCGGCGAGGGCCCGGATGAACCCGGGGCGCACCCGCGGGAAACGCACGAGATGCCGCGCGAAGAGAGACGGCGACGGATCAGGCCACGGATATGGCATAAACTCGCTGCTATCTGGGTGGCGTTTATGCTCCCTCTGATACTCGCAACTTTCTTCCTCCTGAATCAGCAGAACTCAGGGATCAATTTTGTCCGCGATGAAATGGCGGGGACGCAGTACCTGCGCCCCCTGAGTGCTCTGATCGAAAACGTATTGCAGCACCGGACGCTGTCTCGTCGTGCCACAGAGGAACCGTCAGCCGCGCATCAGGCACAGCTGCTGGAAAAGCGGATCGACGTGCTGTTCTCCGACATGGCTGCCGTGAACCATCGGTTGGGGAAGCGTCTGCATACCACGCACGGCGAGATGGCCGGTGCCGGCCGGACGGCACAGCTACCGTCGGCCATGGCCGACCAGTGGGCCAAGATCAAGGCCACCCACTCGCCGCGGACCGCGGCCGCGGCCGACACCCGGCTCATTTCCCACCTGCTGCAGCAGTTCTCCTACGTAGGCGACACGTCCAAGATCATTCTCGACCCGGATTTGGACACCTACTACACCATGGCGGGTCTGCTCCTCACCGGGCCCAGACTGATGGAACGGATTTCCACCCTCGGCGACACCGTAGATGCGCGGCTGCGTGACGGTTCCCTCAACTCGGCCGACCGGAGAGAACTCACACAGACAGCGGGATTCCTGGCCCAGGACACCACCGAACTACGCAGACAGCTCGACCGAGCCTTTGAAAGCACTGGTGCGTTCAATCACAACAAGCAGCTTCGGCCTGTCCTGGCCCCACTGCTGCGCAGTGCGGAACAGAGTACGGGTGCGCTGAACAGCGCAACAGCTGACCAAGCCGTTCGCCCCGTGAGCCCGTCGGTGACAGCCGACCGGTATGCGACATTGGCTTCTCGGGCTTCACGGGCGAACTCGTCGCTATGGCGAGCCATGTTCGACCAGGAAGACGTGATGCTGCGGGCCCGGCTGGACGGTTTCACGGAACGCCGGGCGATTGCGTTCGGAGCCATCGGCGCGGCAATGGCCACAACAGCGACGATCGCGGCACTCATGTCCCGGCGCATCACCCGCAATGTGTCTGAGGTGGCCAGGGCCTCGCACATCCTCGCTGAAGGCGACCTGACACGGCGGGCCGGAGTAAGCACCCAGGACGAGATCGGCGAAATGGCAATCGCATTCAACACAATGGCCGACCGTCTCCAGGAAAGCTACGAAGCCGTCGAACAGCAGGTCCGCCATCGCACAGCCGAACTGAAACGGCGTACTGATTCCCTGAGTCTCCTCCAGGCCGTGTCCGCCGCGGCCAATGAGGCGACCAACAGGGACGAGGCGCTGTCGACGGTGTTGAGGCTGGTCTGCCGTCACATGGGCTGGCCTGTCGGGCAGGCGTACCCGGTGGTATCCAAAGGGGCGGACAGTACCCCCGAACTGGGTCCTCCTGTGGGTCAGTACGTGGAAGAACAAGCCGTAGCCGCTACGCAGCGGCATCGGTTCACTGCCGGGCCCTCGTCGGCCGCGCGGGCTGCGCTTGCCTTGCGTGAACCTGTGTGTCCTCAGCCCGGCGCTACAGAGAATGGCATCACATTCGGAGCTGCCGAGGAGCCTTGCATCGCAGGTGCCATAGCATTCCCGGTGATGACGGACAACGAAGTGGCCGTTGTCCTGGAATTCTTCACTACCGAGGCCTCACCTCTCAGCGACTCCACCCGGACTCTGATCGCCAATCTCACCACACAGCTGGGACGTGTGGAAGAACGGCAGCGAGCTGTTGCGCTTCGTCTGTCCATGGAGGCTGCCCAATCAGCCAACCGTGCCAAGAGTGCTTTTCTGGCGACGATGAGCCACGAAATCAGAACTCCAATGAACGCGGTCATCGGAATGACGGAACTCCTGCTTGACACTCCCCTCACCGCAGAGCAACACAACTTCGCGGAGATCGTCCGTAACAGCGCAGACAATCTGCTGGCGATCACCAACGATATCCTTGACTTCTCCAAGTTCGAGGCGGGGAAATTCGACCTGGAAGACATTCCCTTGAACCTGGGTGAATGCGTTGAATCCGCTTTCGATGTCATCATGACGCGCGCGGACGAAAAGGAAAACCTGGAACTGAGGCACGTCATCGATCCTCGTCTGCCGGATGAGGTGTTGGGGGACGGCGTGCGCATCCGTCAAATCCTGATCAACCTGCTCGATAATGCAGTAAAATTCACCCAGTCGGGAGAGGTTGTGCTGTACGTCCGGTATTTCTCGGCCAAGCACAGCGGCAACGGCACCTCCGGCCGCAATGAATTCCTCTTGCACTTCACCGTACGTGACACCGGCATCGGAATACCGCCGGACCGCATCGAAAATCTCTTCCAGCCATTTGAACAGCTGGACAGCTCCACCACCCGCAGGTTTGGTGGCACGGGGCTGGGACTGGCCATCAGCCGACGGCTGGCCGAGCTCATGGGAGGTTCGATCTGGGCCGAGAGCGAAGTGGGCAAGGGGTCGAAGTTCCACTTCACCATCCGTACCCGGGAAGTTCCTGAGGAGATGCGCCGCCAGGACGCCAAGGGCACAATCCAACTCACCGCTAAACGGCTTCTGATCGTTGACGGCAACCCCACCGACCGTATGATCCTCACTCGTCAGGCGGAAACCTGGGGCATGCGGGTGCGTGAGACCGGATTCCCATACGAGGCCGCCCAATGGATCAGCAGGGGGGATCCATTCGACGTCGCGATCCTGAACATGCAGATGCCCGATACGGACGGTGTTGTGCTCGCGCGCCAGATCCGCCGCTACCGGGATGCCAAGGCCTTGCCGTTGATGCTGATGACCTCCCCGGGCGAGCCGGATGCGAGCGCCGAGGACATGGCCATGTTCTTTGCCCACCACACCAAGCCCGTCAAAGCGGCGCTGCTGCATGCCGACCTGTGTCACATTCTCTTGGAAAAGCAGGCTTCCTCTCCCGCATCGCCCCAGCCGACGCAGCAGGCACACTCGGGGATGGCCGCGCTGCGGATCCTGCTGGCGGAGGACAACAGCGTTAACCGCCAGCTGGCCCTGCGCATGCTACAGAAACTCGGGTACACCGCCGACGCCGTTGAAAACGGTGTCGACGCTGTGAACGCTCTCCGAAAGAAGAAATACGACGTGGTCCTCATGGACGTCCACATGCCAATGATGAGTGGACTCGAAGCAGCCAGGAAGATCCATCAGGAATTTCCCACGCATCGACGCCCCAGAATCGTGGCACTGACAGCTAGCGCAATGGCCGAAGACTACGAGGCCTGCCTGGCCGCAGGAATGGATGACTTCATCAGCAAGCCACTCCATCTGAATGACCTGAGAGCCGTACTGGACAACTGCACCCCCCTGGTATCAGGTGCCCCCGATGATCCTCACGCAGACGGATAG